A region from the Nonlabens sp. YIK11 genome encodes:
- a CDS encoding leucine--tRNA ligase, with product MLLYDHKEIEKKWQNYWAQNGTFHAQNHSDKPKFYALDMFPYPSGAGLHVGHPLGYIASDIVSRYKRHTGFNVLHPMGYDSFGLPAEQYAIQTGQHPAITTKENIARYREQMDRIGFSFDWSREVKTSDPSYYKYTQEIFILLFESWYDNDANKARPIEELVARFRESGTTSINAATDEDLKQFTAADWNSYTDQEQQKILLDYRLTFLADTEVNWCPALGTVLANDEIVNGVSERGGHPVVRKKMRQWMMRISAFAERLLNDLEDLDWSESIKEIQRNWIGKSIGSMVSFKLEGNFPLGGNAAGNGAKIDVFTTRPDTIYGVTFMTLAPEHELVDIITTPEQKEAVEAYKKATAARSERERMADVKTISGVFTGAYATHPLSGEKIPVWIGDYVLAGYGTGAVMAVPCGDERDHAFANFFAGQKGMPEIKNIFKEVDVSEEAYAAKDDTKLTNSDFLNGMSYASGAMAAAIDKLEEVGAGKGKTNYRLRDAVFSRQRYWGEPFPVYYKDGLPQMIDRKHLPLELPEVDEYLPTEDGAPPLGRATTWSWCTKENKVVSNDDNRDCVYPLELNTMPGWAGSSWYMFRYMDANNENEMFSKEAQEYWQNVDLYIGGSEHATGHLLYSRFWVKLLHDLGKVTVNEPFQKMINQGMILGEGAFIYRLNPYYVSDNQQYLIGMKSAIFISDYVFSLWEKEQSADDLKDNGNIDEILKYHISENAQHLPKQPEFTISKIRIDISLVQENRMDINNFRDYYSNKGYREATFLDYVDGKLQPLFKESKWQVNREVEKMSKSKYNVVNPDDICDQYGADTLRLYEMFLGPLEQAKPWNTAGITGVYGFMKKLWKLYHDENGFNVSDEKASPDSMKTLHKTIKKTREDIENFSFNTSVSSFMIAVNELTAQKCNHREVLEPLAILVSPYAPHIAEELWSLLGHNESISEAPFPVFEEKYLVESSKTYPISFNGKMKFTLDLPVDISKDDLEKMVLENEKVQEQLEGKVVRKTIIVPGKIVNFVVG from the coding sequence ATGCTACTGTACGACCACAAGGAAATTGAGAAGAAATGGCAAAACTATTGGGCTCAAAACGGCACGTTCCACGCTCAAAACCACTCTGACAAGCCTAAATTCTATGCGCTGGATATGTTCCCATATCCCAGTGGCGCTGGACTGCACGTGGGTCATCCATTGGGTTACATTGCGAGTGACATCGTCTCCAGATACAAGCGCCACACAGGCTTCAATGTCCTGCATCCTATGGGTTATGACAGCTTTGGCTTGCCGGCAGAACAGTACGCGATACAGACCGGACAGCATCCAGCCATCACGACTAAGGAAAACATTGCGAGATACCGCGAGCAGATGGACCGCATCGGTTTTAGTTTTGACTGGTCGCGCGAGGTCAAGACCAGCGATCCCAGCTATTACAAATACACGCAAGAGATTTTTATCCTGTTGTTTGAGAGCTGGTACGATAACGACGCAAATAAAGCACGTCCTATAGAAGAATTGGTAGCTCGCTTTCGCGAAAGCGGAACAACCTCCATCAACGCTGCAACAGATGAAGATCTGAAACAATTCACAGCAGCAGATTGGAACTCGTACACCGATCAGGAACAACAGAAAATCCTACTGGATTATCGTCTGACATTCCTGGCTGATACCGAAGTGAACTGGTGTCCAGCGCTGGGAACGGTACTGGCCAATGATGAAATCGTCAACGGTGTGAGCGAGCGTGGCGGCCATCCTGTGGTGCGCAAGAAAATGCGCCAGTGGATGATGAGAATCAGCGCGTTTGCAGAGCGATTACTGAACGACCTAGAAGACCTCGACTGGAGTGAATCCATCAAAGAAATCCAACGCAACTGGATTGGAAAATCTATTGGTTCCATGGTTTCTTTCAAACTTGAAGGGAACTTTCCCCTTGGGGGAAATGCCGCAGGCAATGGGGCTAAAATTGATGTCTTTACGACACGTCCAGATACTATCTATGGAGTCACGTTTATGACGCTGGCACCAGAACATGAGCTGGTCGACATCATCACAACACCAGAACAAAAAGAAGCGGTCGAGGCCTACAAAAAAGCCACCGCAGCGCGATCAGAGCGCGAGCGCATGGCAGATGTGAAGACGATTTCTGGTGTGTTTACGGGTGCTTATGCCACGCATCCTTTAAGTGGTGAAAAAATTCCTGTGTGGATAGGTGATTATGTTTTGGCGGGTTATGGAACAGGCGCCGTGATGGCCGTACCATGCGGCGATGAGCGCGATCATGCGTTTGCCAATTTCTTTGCGGGTCAAAAAGGGATGCCTGAAATCAAAAACATTTTCAAAGAGGTAGATGTAAGTGAGGAAGCCTATGCGGCTAAGGACGACACAAAACTCACCAATAGCGATTTCCTCAACGGGATGAGTTACGCCTCTGGTGCGATGGCAGCTGCTATCGACAAATTGGAAGAAGTAGGTGCTGGAAAAGGCAAAACCAATTACCGTTTGCGAGATGCGGTGTTCTCCAGACAACGTTATTGGGGCGAGCCGTTCCCAGTATATTATAAGGACGGTTTACCACAAATGATCGATCGCAAGCATCTGCCACTGGAATTGCCAGAAGTTGACGAATACCTACCTACTGAAGATGGCGCACCGCCACTAGGTCGTGCGACCACATGGAGCTGGTGTACCAAAGAAAACAAAGTGGTTTCCAATGATGATAATCGCGATTGTGTGTATCCATTAGAGTTGAACACCATGCCAGGTTGGGCAGGAAGTTCTTGGTACATGTTTAGATACATGGATGCCAACAACGAGAACGAAATGTTCTCTAAAGAAGCGCAGGAATACTGGCAAAACGTCGATCTATACATAGGCGGTAGCGAGCACGCTACGGGCCACTTATTATATAGTAGGTTTTGGGTGAAGTTGCTGCACGATTTGGGCAAAGTCACCGTCAACGAGCCGTTCCAAAAGATGATCAATCAAGGAATGATACTTGGGGAAGGCGCCTTCATTTACCGTTTGAATCCTTATTATGTAAGCGATAATCAGCAGTATCTTATCGGTATGAAGAGTGCCATATTTATAAGCGATTACGTGTTTTCATTGTGGGAAAAAGAACAATCAGCCGATGATCTCAAAGACAATGGTAATATTGATGAAATTCTAAAGTATCATATTTCAGAAAACGCCCAGCACTTACCTAAACAACCTGAATTTACGATATCAAAAATTAGAATAGACATTTCCTTAGTTCAAGAAAATAGGATGGATATAAATAATTTTAGAGATTACTATTCTAATAAAGGATATCGTGAGGCTACGTTTTTGGATTACGTTGACGGTAAGCTCCAACCTTTATTTAAAGAGTCTAAGTGGCAAGTTAATCGTGAGGTTGAAAAAATGTCCAAGTCTAAATACAACGTCGTTAATCCGGACGACATCTGTGATCAATATGGCGCAGATACTTTGCGTTTGTACGAGATGTTTTTAGGTCCGCTAGAGCAGGCCAAACCATGGAACACCGCAGGAATTACTGGCGTTTACGGCTTTATGAAAAAACTGTGGAAACTCTATCATGACGAGAATGGATTCAATGTTTCTGACGAGAAAGCCTCGCCAGACAGCATGAAAACCCTGCATAAGACCATCAAGAAAACCCGTGAGGATATTGAGAACTTCTCATTCAACACCAGCGTGAGTAGCTTTATGATTGCAGTGAACGAATTGACCGCTCAAAAATGCAACCACCGCGAGGTGCTGGAACCACTGGCGATTCTGGTATCACCGTACGCACCACACATTGCCGAGGAATTATGGTCATTGTTGGGACACAACGAATCCATCAGCGAGGCGCCGTTCCCGGTTTTTGAGGAGAAATATTTGGTCGAGAGCAGCAAGACCTATCCTATTTCGTTTAACGGCAAGATGAAATTCACACTGGACCTACCGGTTGACATTTCTAAAGACGATCTAGAAAAAATGGTATTGGAAAACGAAAAAGTCCAAGAGCAGCTGGAAGGAAAAGTGGTACGCAAGACCATCATTGTTCCCGGTAAGATTGTGAATTTTGTGGTGGGATAA
- a CDS encoding cell division protein FtsX, with product MASSSSYQKRRLFSSYFWVVISVFLVLFMLGLQGFFLLNSQKLADYFREQVPMSIYFKDSAKDVEMQQLEKSLQMADYTKSAVFVSSEEGAKQTMEDLGEDFVAKLDGFNPIPNSIDVRLNASFVDDSQIQQIADDLAAKDFVQEVSYDKPLVSLLNENVKRISFWMLIVSGVFIFIAFLLINSSIRLSIYAKRFTIKTMQMVGATKGFIRKPFILTSIKLGIIGALLALVALGAVVYWMDGYVPELEILQNYKMLAILFVGVLVFGVLISLISTFFATTRYLNLRTDQLYY from the coding sequence ATGGCATCCTCTTCTTCCTATCAAAAACGCCGCTTGTTCAGCTCCTATTTTTGGGTCGTGATCAGTGTTTTCTTGGTACTTTTTATGTTGGGCCTGCAAGGCTTTTTCTTGCTGAATAGCCAGAAGTTGGCAGATTACTTCCGTGAGCAGGTGCCCATGTCCATTTATTTTAAGGATAGCGCCAAGGATGTAGAGATGCAACAACTGGAGAAATCCCTGCAAATGGCCGACTATACTAAAAGTGCGGTTTTTGTAAGTAGTGAAGAAGGCGCCAAACAAACCATGGAAGATCTGGGCGAGGATTTTGTGGCAAAACTGGATGGTTTTAACCCTATTCCCAATTCCATCGACGTGCGTTTGAACGCTAGTTTTGTGGACGATAGCCAGATCCAGCAAATCGCTGATGATCTTGCCGCTAAGGATTTTGTGCAGGAAGTGAGTTATGATAAGCCGCTGGTTTCTTTGCTTAACGAGAACGTCAAGCGCATCTCGTTCTGGATGTTGATCGTAAGCGGTGTCTTTATATTTATCGCATTTTTATTGATCAACAGTTCCATCAGGCTATCGATTTATGCCAAGCGTTTCACCATCAAAACCATGCAAATGGTAGGTGCGACCAAAGGTTTTATACGCAAACCCTTTATCCTGACCAGCATCAAATTGGGCATTATAGGTGCCTTGCTGGCACTGGTAGCGCTGGGCGCCGTGGTCTACTGGATGGATGGTTATGTGCCAGAACTGGAAATTTTACAGAACTATAAAATGCTGGCGATTTTGTTTGTGGGCGTTTTGGTTTTTGGTGTGTTGATCAGTTTGATCAGTACCTTTTTTGCAACGACCAGGTATTTGAATTTGAGAACGGATCAGTTGTATTATTAA
- a CDS encoding DUF3098 domain-containing protein: MSKKVKKNEPVQSNEPDYVKPVFGFVFKKKNYTWMIIGLAVIALGFILMIGGGSDDPAVFNPDIFHWRRIRLAPALVIIGFGIQVYAILLDPDK, from the coding sequence ATGAGTAAAAAAGTCAAAAAGAACGAACCCGTCCAAAGCAACGAGCCTGATTATGTCAAGCCGGTTTTTGGATTTGTGTTTAAGAAGAAAAACTACACGTGGATGATCATAGGTCTTGCCGTAATCGCGCTAGGATTTATTCTCATGATAGGTGGTGGCAGTGATGATCCTGCTGTTTTCAATCCAGATATCTTTCACTGGCGACGTATACGACTGGCGCCAGCGCTAGTGATTATTGGGTTTGGGATACAAGTTTATGCGATCCTTTTAGATCCTGACAAATAA
- a CDS encoding undecaprenyl-diphosphate phosphatase: protein MEAIDAMILGVIQGLTEFLPVSSSGHLELGKAILGDNSVPEESLMFTVVLHFATALSTIVVFRKDILELLKGVFSFQWNEETQFAAKIVLSMIPAVFVGLMFEEELESLFGGNVLLVGFMLIVTGLLLFLAGRAKNTGKAVTWKDAVIIGVAQAIAILPGVSRSGATISTSVLLGNDRTKAARFSFLMVVPLILGKIAKDVMSGDLNYESSASLPLLFGFIAAFITGLIACTWMISLVKKAKLHYFSYYCFAVGIIAIIAGSLAA, encoded by the coding sequence ATGGAGGCTATTGATGCGATGATCCTAGGAGTCATTCAAGGATTAACGGAATTCCTACCGGTTTCTTCCAGCGGTCATTTAGAATTAGGCAAAGCCATTCTAGGCGATAACTCGGTTCCTGAAGAAAGTTTGATGTTTACGGTGGTGCTCCACTTTGCGACGGCATTGAGTACGATTGTGGTTTTTAGAAAAGACATTTTAGAATTGCTGAAAGGTGTTTTCTCCTTTCAGTGGAATGAGGAAACCCAGTTTGCCGCAAAAATCGTGTTGTCGATGATCCCAGCAGTGTTTGTCGGGTTGATGTTTGAAGAAGAGTTGGAGTCGCTTTTTGGCGGTAACGTGTTGCTCGTGGGCTTTATGCTGATCGTAACAGGTTTGTTACTATTTCTCGCTGGCCGAGCAAAAAACACGGGCAAAGCTGTGACCTGGAAAGATGCTGTTATTATAGGTGTGGCTCAAGCGATTGCTATTTTGCCAGGCGTTTCACGTAGTGGCGCCACTATTTCTACATCGGTATTATTAGGAAACGATCGTACCAAAGCAGCTCGATTTTCATTTTTGATGGTGGTGCCGTTGATCTTGGGTAAAATCGCCAAAGACGTGATGAGCGGCGACCTCAATTATGAAAGCAGCGCCAGCTTGCCGTTGCTTTTTGGCTTTATTGCGGCGTTTATCACTGGTTTGATCGCGTGTACCTGGATGATCTCTTTAGTCAAGAAAGCTAAGTTGCACTACTTCTCCTATTATTGTTTTGCAGTAGGTATTATAGCCATCATCGCCGGAAGCCTAGCTGCCTAA
- the truB gene encoding tRNA pseudouridine(55) synthase TruB, with translation MSSQVLDNSYLTGKVLLFDKPLNWTSFQVVNKVRWMIKQRYGLKKIKVGHAGTLDPLATGLLIICTGKETKNITTYQAQEKEYTGTITLGATTPSYDLETEIDQTFSTDHLTEDLLQQTTEQFTGDIQQRPPIFSAIKQEGKRLYELAREGKTTEIPTRAVHVSAFELTKIELPEVDFRIACSKGTYIRSLANDYGAALNNGGHLSALRRTKIGNYNVQDAMGLEEFEKLLSF, from the coding sequence TTGAGTTCCCAAGTTCTTGATAATTCCTATCTCACCGGTAAAGTCCTGCTATTTGACAAGCCTTTAAACTGGACGTCGTTTCAAGTGGTCAACAAAGTGCGCTGGATGATCAAACAGCGCTACGGATTGAAGAAAATCAAGGTCGGTCACGCTGGAACCTTGGATCCACTAGCGACTGGTTTGCTCATTATATGCACAGGAAAGGAAACCAAAAATATCACCACCTATCAAGCTCAAGAAAAAGAGTATACGGGAACCATAACTTTAGGAGCTACCACACCTAGTTATGATCTGGAAACCGAGATTGATCAAACCTTTTCTACCGACCACTTAACAGAAGATCTACTCCAGCAAACCACCGAACAATTCACTGGTGATATCCAGCAACGACCGCCCATTTTTAGTGCTATAAAACAAGAAGGAAAGAGATTGTACGAGCTGGCTCGAGAAGGAAAAACAACCGAGATTCCAACTCGTGCGGTTCATGTTTCTGCGTTTGAACTCACTAAAATAGAACTACCCGAAGTAGATTTTAGAATCGCCTGTAGTAAAGGAACCTACATTAGGTCACTGGCAAATGATTATGGTGCGGCCTTAAATAATGGAGGTCACTTGAGCGCGTTGCGCCGGACCAAAATTGGTAACTACAACGTGCAGGATGCGATGGGTCTTGAAGAGTTTGAGAAATTACTTTCTTTTTAG
- a CDS encoding helix-turn-helix domain-containing protein, producing MSFFGKNIKKIRGVKGLSQQAFADMFDLKRGTLGAYEEGRSEPKIETIITIANYFSISIDDMLTAELTVNQLLRFNDQLTVSPEELEREKFASVPCITPNNAGDYLEYSLNEQFMQDMPQLQLPINLDKRFIAYTVDSLEMTSRDEGLFPKDIVIAEFVPSNVVSKLNAGTMVLVVTADQFILRRMYLTGKKLTLRADHNKIEDMTLELSQVKQVWRARYVFYRRLPEIANDISSKMNALQQQMEELRKLTS from the coding sequence ATGTCGTTTTTTGGTAAAAACATAAAAAAGATACGTGGTGTTAAGGGTTTGTCTCAACAGGCATTTGCCGATATGTTTGACTTAAAACGCGGTACTTTAGGCGCTTATGAAGAAGGTCGTAGTGAACCAAAGATTGAGACTATTATTACAATTGCTAATTATTTTAGCATTTCAATAGACGACATGTTAACTGCCGAATTAACGGTGAACCAATTATTACGATTTAATGATCAACTTACCGTTTCACCCGAAGAGCTGGAGCGTGAGAAGTTTGCTAGTGTGCCCTGCATCACGCCTAATAATGCTGGCGATTACCTAGAATACAGCCTGAATGAGCAATTTATGCAGGACATGCCGCAGCTCCAATTACCCATTAATCTAGATAAACGGTTTATAGCTTACACCGTTGACAGTCTGGAAATGACAAGCCGCGACGAGGGCTTGTTCCCTAAAGATATTGTGATTGCCGAGTTTGTTCCTTCTAATGTCGTTTCTAAACTTAATGCTGGCACCATGGTCCTGGTCGTGACAGCAGATCAATTTATTTTGCGTAGAATGTACCTTACCGGCAAGAAGTTGACCTTAAGGGCTGACCACAATAAGATTGAAGACATGACGCTGGAATTATCACAAGTCAAGCAAGTATGGCGCGCACGTTATGTCTTTTACCGTCGACTGCCTGAAATTGCTAATGATATATCGAGCAAAATGAATGCCCTTCAACAACAGATGGAGGAATTACGAAAGTTGACGAGTTAA
- a CDS encoding YbjN domain-containing protein — MDNYFNTIKDFLQELNFEITRENRTDGILVIEKESVGVKNLILGIAPPILIMEQYIFKINNKNEEVFKSLLQKNRDIIHGAFVLDESGTKVIFRDTLQIENIDLNELEGTLNSLSLLLSEYSDQIIKFSKY, encoded by the coding sequence ATGGACAACTATTTTAATACAATTAAGGATTTCTTACAGGAACTTAATTTTGAGATTACCAGAGAAAACCGGACTGACGGCATTCTTGTCATTGAAAAAGAAAGTGTAGGCGTCAAGAACCTTATTCTAGGTATCGCGCCACCTATCCTAATTATGGAGCAGTACATTTTCAAGATCAACAATAAAAACGAAGAGGTATTTAAAAGCCTGCTTCAAAAAAACAGAGACATCATTCACGGCGCTTTTGTCCTGGACGAGAGTGGAACTAAAGTCATCTTTAGAGACACCCTACAAATAGAAAACATCGACCTGAATGAGCTTGAAGGCACCCTTAACTCGTTAAGCTTGCTCTTAAGTGAGTACTCTGACCAGATTATTAAATTTTCAAAATACTAA
- a CDS encoding PspA/IM30 family protein produces the protein MNIFKRLFKIGQAEANAAVNNMEDPIKMTEQGILDMKEDLNKSVEAMAQVKALAIRSKNDKEEHAATAKDYEQKAIIILKKAHSGEMDSAEADRLAKEALAKKEAAQLNVERAQKESEKFENNVAQLKSTIDTIKSNITNWENELKTLKARVKVSDATKNVNKQMAELDSTGTVSMLERMKEKVAQDEALAEAYSEMAGSKTSVDDEIDAAADTKQAKVEDDLAKLKEQLGIKKDEA, from the coding sequence ATGAACATATTCAAACGACTTTTCAAAATAGGACAGGCAGAAGCAAACGCAGCAGTCAACAACATGGAAGATCCCATCAAAATGACCGAACAAGGAATTCTTGACATGAAAGAGGACCTCAACAAAAGTGTCGAGGCAATGGCACAAGTCAAGGCACTCGCCATACGCTCTAAAAATGACAAGGAAGAGCATGCTGCTACCGCAAAGGATTATGAACAAAAAGCGATTATCATCCTTAAAAAAGCCCATAGTGGCGAGATGGATAGTGCAGAGGCAGATCGCCTTGCAAAAGAAGCACTGGCCAAAAAAGAGGCAGCACAGCTTAATGTGGAACGCGCCCAGAAAGAAAGTGAGAAATTTGAAAACAACGTGGCTCAATTAAAATCGACCATTGACACGATCAAGTCAAACATCACCAACTGGGAAAATGAATTAAAAACATTGAAGGCTCGTGTCAAAGTGAGCGATGCTACAAAAAACGTCAACAAGCAAATGGCAGAACTGGACAGCACTGGCACGGTAAGCATGCTGGAACGCATGAAGGAAAAGGTAGCACAAGACGAAGCGCTTGCCGAAGCCTACAGCGAGATGGCTGGCTCTAAAACAAGTGTAGATGATGAAATCGATGCTGCGGCAGATACAAAACAAGCCAAAGTAGAAGATGATCTTGCCAAGTTGAAAGAGCAACTAGGCATTAAAAAGGATGAGGCGTAG
- a CDS encoding OB-fold-containig protein — translation MENYFNILFSEVNITLTVLLLILIIYWIFTMISGIDLDLDIDVDIDVDADLDMDFDSIEGGNLDFEDVANAEVDREHVVNKRTRQLKWWQIILIYFNFVGLPFMFTFTFWIFIWWLMSVLTTAVTGSYDNIFGFIIVLVAILPALFVTKVVTTPFKAFFKNLNKDGDKAVDFLGRSAILMSSISGDKLGNAEVLADGNPMSIYVKSLDGSELRFRESVLIIKQSDDKNYFLVSKA, via the coding sequence TTGGAAAACTATTTCAACATACTATTTTCTGAAGTGAACATCACACTTACCGTGCTGCTGCTCATCCTCATTATCTATTGGATTTTTACCATGATTAGCGGTATTGATCTTGACCTGGATATAGACGTTGACATCGATGTAGATGCAGATCTGGACATGGATTTTGACAGCATTGAAGGTGGTAACCTTGATTTTGAAGATGTTGCCAATGCAGAGGTAGATCGCGAGCATGTCGTCAATAAGCGCACGCGCCAGCTCAAATGGTGGCAAATCATCTTGATTTACTTCAATTTTGTGGGTTTGCCGTTCATGTTCACCTTTACCTTTTGGATCTTCATATGGTGGCTCATGAGCGTTTTAACCACAGCCGTTACGGGAAGCTATGACAACATTTTTGGTTTCATCATCGTGCTGGTAGCTATCCTTCCAGCGCTATTTGTGACTAAAGTAGTGACCACGCCTTTTAAGGCCTTTTTCAAAAATCTTAATAAAGATGGAGACAAAGCAGTGGACTTTTTGGGCCGCAGCGCTATCTTGATGTCCTCTATTTCTGGAGACAAATTGGGCAATGCTGAAGTGCTTGCCGATGGAAACCCGATGAGTATTTATGTCAAGTCCCTGGATGGATCAGAATTACGCTTTCGCGAAAGCGTGCTCATCATCAAGCAATCAGACGATAAGAATTATTTTTTAGTGAGTAAAGCGTAA